One Nitrosopumilus piranensis genomic region harbors:
- a CDS encoding putative RNA uridine N3 methyltransferase, producing the protein MKLSVAIPESSLSDESLKIDKTRKISVLARACAIFKVDTIYVYQEGNNKQDGNLMIMILKYLETPQFLRRRMFPKMNDLKFAGVLQPLKIPSHITPANPKKINRGDVREGIVVSVKGKRFVDVGINQLIPFFGKTSIGKRVTIQFKEGHPNFSVKEINKSEAPAYWGYSVKERANLFSVLSEWKGNIILTSRKGKTATKEQIAKYTKSDQPTLVVFGSPEKGIHEILGGKMKNVQNAKSLNFFPNQATQTVRLEEALLGTLSIINAQTTS; encoded by the coding sequence GTGAAATTATCTGTTGCAATTCCTGAATCGTCGTTATCAGATGAATCATTAAAGATAGACAAGACTAGAAAAATTTCAGTACTGGCAAGAGCATGTGCAATTTTCAAAGTTGATACAATCTATGTTTACCAAGAAGGAAACAACAAACAAGATGGAAATCTCATGATTATGATTTTAAAATATCTAGAAACACCTCAGTTTTTGCGAAGAAGAATGTTTCCAAAAATGAATGATTTAAAATTTGCAGGAGTGTTACAACCATTAAAAATTCCTAGCCATATAACACCTGCAAACCCAAAAAAAATCAACAGAGGAGATGTCAGAGAAGGAATAGTCGTTAGTGTAAAGGGAAAAAGATTTGTAGATGTGGGCATAAACCAACTAATTCCATTTTTTGGAAAAACTTCAATTGGTAAAAGAGTAACAATTCAATTCAAAGAAGGACATCCAAATTTTTCAGTTAAAGAGATTAACAAAAGTGAGGCACCAGCATATTGGGGATATTCTGTAAAAGAAAGAGCAAATCTCTTCTCAGTACTATCAGAATGGAAGGGAAACATAATACTTACATCAAGAAAAGGCAAGACTGCAACAAAAGAACAAATTGCAAAATATACAAAATCAGATCAACCAACACTGGTTGTGTTTGGCTCTCCAGAGAAAGGAATTCATGAGATCCTAGGAGGAAAGATGAAAAATGTGCAAAACGCAAAATCTCTAAACTTTTTTCCAAACCAAGCTACCCAAACAGTACGTCTAGAAGAAGCATTACTTGGAACATTATCAATAATTAATGCACAAACTACATCATAA
- a CDS encoding DUF371 domain-containing protein produces MRFEIEFSGHENIRSNHQKTIEITKDSHLTPQGDCIIGVCANYACADLPQNLKDKLKNSNSIVTFSISVGDHNFTVEGKGHPDLILSHTDDIVIRKSDFVCPRTLAVNCDKASDLLPRKMVSLLQDPKTKGTFAITVD; encoded by the coding sequence GTGAGATTCGAAATTGAATTTTCAGGCCATGAAAATATTAGATCAAATCATCAAAAGACTATAGAGATTACAAAAGATTCTCATTTGACTCCGCAAGGCGATTGCATCATTGGAGTTTGTGCAAATTACGCATGTGCAGATTTGCCTCAAAATCTAAAAGATAAACTCAAAAATTCTAACTCAATTGTTACATTTTCCATTAGTGTTGGAGATCATAATTTCACTGTAGAGGGAAAAGGACACCCTGATCTTATCCTTTCACACACTGATGACATTGTAATTAGAAAAAGCGATTTTGTATGTCCTAGAACCCTTGCAGTAAATTGTGATAAGGCATCTGATTTACTACCTAGAAAAATGGTTTCATTGTTACAAGATCCAAAAACTAAAGGTACTTTTGCCATTACAGTTGATTAA
- the psmA gene encoding archaeal proteasome endopeptidase complex subunit alpha has protein sequence MLPAQQGYDRAITVFSPDGRLYQVEYAIETVRRGTIAVGIKCKDGIVIAVEEKPRKLQISTNAQKIFQIDDHVGVAAAGYIPDARSQVDNARFFSQSNKMIYDEPVEVETIAKHLADQSQQYTQYAGVRPFGVALILGGVVNNNPQLYLTDPSGTYISYDAIAIGSGSDQVTDFLEKTYKKDLSLEDASALAAAGIYLSSEDKEGTSHIRMAHIKTDTGLYEIVSEEQIANYANTAKEKYPHDKN, from the coding sequence ATGCTTCCTGCACAACAAGGTTATGATAGAGCAATTACAGTATTTTCGCCAGATGGCAGGTTATACCAAGTAGAATATGCAATTGAGACTGTAAGAAGAGGAACAATTGCAGTTGGTATCAAATGTAAAGATGGCATCGTAATTGCAGTAGAAGAAAAGCCACGCAAATTGCAAATTTCTACAAATGCACAGAAAATTTTCCAAATTGATGATCATGTAGGAGTTGCAGCTGCAGGATATATCCCAGATGCAAGAAGTCAAGTTGACAATGCACGATTCTTTTCTCAAAGTAACAAAATGATTTATGATGAACCAGTAGAGGTTGAAACGATTGCTAAACACTTAGCTGATCAATCTCAACAATATACACAATATGCAGGAGTAAGACCATTTGGTGTTGCATTAATTCTTGGCGGAGTGGTTAACAACAACCCACAATTGTATTTGACTGATCCAAGTGGAACATACATCTCTTATGATGCAATTGCAATTGGTTCAGGTTCTGATCAAGTAACTGACTTTTTAGAAAAAACATACAAAAAAGATCTTTCGTTAGAAGATGCGTCAGCATTAGCTGCAGCAGGAATTTATCTATCAAGTGAAGATAAGGAGGGAACTAGTCATATCAGAATGGCACATATCAAAACAGATACTGGTTTGTATGAAATAGTTTCAGAAGAGCAGATTGCAAACTATGCAAACACTGCCAAAGAAAAATATCCACACGACAAAAATTAA